Proteins encoded together in one Microcaecilia unicolor chromosome 3, aMicUni1.1, whole genome shotgun sequence window:
- the LOC115466560 gene encoding TCF3 fusion partner homolog: MAGVGFEEFSVPPGSELALPPLFGGNILESELETEVEFVDGGLSGDNLQDEAEEEENLQRQMELHKRKYQALSRRCKETEQVNERMLHRLHQVQKITRKLKQERRCLMRILDSYGDDYRKCQLAISLEEEENHSSNIAPLGNAENEPPEKEGYTPSQRRLAGVLGSPDSPSLIEGGQAKKRKKHREEKDPRVRKVPQQMLLLEELLPQIKTEEEEEEEEEEEEFLCEGEETLPLSWHQLSPRDRLLQYPKFPSPGADTDFD, encoded by the exons ATGGCTGGGGTGGGGTTTGAGGAGTTCTCAGTGCCCCCTGGCTCGGAGCTGGCCTTGCCACCCCTGTTTGGAGGCAACATCTTGGAGAGTGAGCTGGAGACGGAGGTGGAGTTTGTGGACGGGGGCCTGAGTGGGGATAACCTGCAGGatgaggcagaggaggaggaaaacCTGCAGCGGCAGATGGAGCTCCACAAGAGGAAATACCAGGCCCTGAGCCGCAGGTGCAAAGAAACGGAGCAG GTGAACGAGAGAATGTTACACCGGCTGCACCAGGTTCAAAAGATCACACGGAAACTCAAGCAGGAAAGAAG ATGTCTAATGAGAATCCTTGACTCTTATGGAGATGATTATAGAAAATGTCAGCTCGCAATTTCACTTGAG GAGGAAGAGAACCACAGTTCTAACATCGCACCTCTGGGAAATGCAGAAAATGAGCCCCCAGAGAAGGAAGGATACACTCCGAGCCAGAGGCGATTAGCTGGGGTATTAGGCAGCCCCGATAGCCCATCGCTGATAGAGGGGGGCCAAGcaaagaagaggaagaagcaCAGAGAGGAGAAAGACCCCAGGGTCAGAAAAGTACCCCAGCAGATGTTGCTGTTAGAAGAGCTCCTGCCGCAG ATAAaaacagaggaggaagaggaagaagaggaggaggaggaagagttcCTTTGTGAGGGAGAGGAGACGCTGCCTCTAAGTTGGCATCAGCTGAGCCCCCGCGACCGCCTGCTCCAGTACCCCAAGTTTCCCAGCCCTGGCGCTGATACAGACTTCGACTGA
- the LOC115466564 gene encoding NADH dehydrogenase [ubiquinone] 1 alpha subcomplex subunit 3-like produces MASRIGGFLKKLWAEQPVITVAIAIGIVAVVTPLVSPYTKYSSMMNKAVPYTYPVPLRDDGNMPDVPSHPCDKLGPNLDWLKNL; encoded by the exons ATGGCGTCTA GAATTGGAGGTTTCCTCAAGAAGCTCTGGGCAGAACAGCCTGTGATTACGGTTGCCATCGCTATCGGCATCGTAG CTGTGGTGACGCCTCTGGTCAGCCCCTACACCAAATACTCATCAATGATGAACAAGGCGGTGCCCTACACCTATCCAG TGCCGCTCCGAGATGATGGCAACATGCCGGATGTTCCGAGCCACCCCTGCGACAAACTCGGACCCAACCTAGACTGGCTGAAGAACCTGTGA